In one Lolium rigidum isolate FL_2022 chromosome 3, APGP_CSIRO_Lrig_0.1, whole genome shotgun sequence genomic region, the following are encoded:
- the LOC124696414 gene encoding ferroptosis suppressor protein 1-like, with the protein MLRCGGDRVVIVGGGIAGALLAKTLQAHADVVLIDPKEYFEIPWANMRAKVDPAAVERTVIPHSDYLTHAKVVTASAVGVDDSVVLTSVDRTVGYDFLVIATGRNCTRPQRRSDRLEMFQRDKERIAAAGSVLIIGGGPIGVELAAEIAMDSPDKHVTLVHGGPRLLKVMGTRASAKALEWLRSKNVTVLLDQTVDVEDLAGSGSGEDDKGRVFTTSAGETVTADCHFVCTGRPVASGWLRGSFLADHVDADGRLAVDEHLRVGRLKNVFAIGDITDVPEAKQGYLAQRQAMVVSRNLRLLLKGAGLEHKLHRYKASKAAITVTLGRRDALSELPFMTLIGHIPGAVKPRDLYVSRTRRMMGLSWNG; encoded by the exons ATGTTGCGGTGCGGCGGCGACcgcgtcgtcatcgtcggcggcGGCATCGCTGGCGCCCTCCTCGCCAAGACGCTCCAGGCTCACGCCGACGTCGTCCTCATTGACCc GAAGGAGTACTTCGAGATCCCGTGGGCGAACATGCGTGCCAAGGTGGACCCGGCGGCGGTGGAGCGCACCGTGATCCCGCACTCAGACTACCTCACCCACGCCAAGGTCGTGACGGCCTCGGCGGTCGGCGTAGACGACTCCGTCGTGCTCACCTCCGTCGACCGCACCGTCGGCTACGACTTCCTCGTCATCGCCACGGGCCGCAACTGCACGCGCCCCCAGAGGCGCTCCGACCGGCTCGAGATGTTCCAGCGCGACAAGGAACGGATCGCCGCCGCGGGATCCGTCCTCATCATCGGCGGCGGGCCAATCGGCGTCGAGCTCGCGGCGGAGATCGCCATGGACAGCCCCGACAAGCACGTCACTCTCGTGCACGGCGGGCCGCGGCTGCTCAAGGTCATGGGCACCCGCGCGTCGGCCAAGGCGCTCGAGTGGCTCCGCTCCAAGAACGTCACCGTGCTGCTGGACCAGACCGTCGACGTCGAAGACCTTGCAGGCTCCGGCTCTGGGGAAGACGACAAAGGCCGGGTCTTCACGACGTCCGCCGGCGAGACAGTGACCGCCGACTGCCACTTCGTGTGCACAGGCCGGCCCGTGGCCTCCGGGTGGCTGCGGGGCTCGTTCCTCGCTGACCACGTTGACGCCGACGGACGGCTGGCGGTGGACGAGCACCTGCGTGTGGGCAGGCTCAAGAATGTGTTCGCCATCGGCGACATCACTGACGTGCCGGAGGCGAAGCAGGGGTACCTGGCGCAGCGGCAAGCCATGGTGGTGTCCCGGAACCTGCGGCTGCTGCTCAAGGGAGCCGGACTGGAGCACAAGCTGCACCGGTACAAGGCCTCCAAGGCCGCCATCACCGTGACGCTCGGCCGCCGCGACGCGTTGTCGGAGCTGCCTTTCATGACGCTCATCGGCCACATCCCCGGCGCCGTCAAGCCGCGGGATCTCTACGTGTCGCGGACGCGAAGGATGATGGGGCTCAGTTGGAACGGCTGA
- the LOC124704156 gene encoding pentatricopeptide repeat-containing protein At2g03380, mitochondrial-like, whose translation MRRHYAALLHRAASLPSLPLVASLHAAALRRGAILVPSLIHAYSACGDPTSARSVFDGLPAQEQTLSARTALASSMSAHGRCQDVLLLFQGREEEMDDKAVTVVLSACARAGMVGEGREVFARVRRPALQHYTCMVEMLGRAGKVEEAEGLVARMEVRPDRVIFAVLLAACRVHGRVDVAERVARLMLHYGIA comes from the coding sequence ATGCGGCGGCACTACGCGGCGCTCCTCCACCGCGCCGCCTCGCTGCCGTCCCTCCCGCTCGTGGCTTCCCTCCACGCCGCCGCGCTGCGCCGGGGCGCTATCCTCGTCCCCTCGCTCATCCACGCATATTCCGCCTGCGGCGACCCAACCTCCGCGCGTAGCGTGTTCGACGGATTGCCCGCGCAGGAGCAGACGCTCTCGGCGCGCACCGCGCTGGCCAGCTCGATGTCGGCGCACGGACGGTGCCAGGATGTACTCTTACTGTTCCAAGGAAGGGAGGAGGAGATGGACGATAAGGCGGTGACGGTGGTCCTCTCAGCGTGCGCGAGGGCAGGAATGGTGGGCGAGGGGAGGGAGGTGTTCGCGAGGGTGAGGAGGCCGGCCCTGCAGCACTACACGTGCATGGTAGAGATGCTGGGACGGGCGGGGAAGGTCGAGGAGGCTGAGGGGCTGGTGGCGCGGATGGAGGTGCGCCCGGACAGGGTTATCTTCGCGGTGCTTCTGGCAGCGTGCCGGGTGCACGGTCGCGTAGATGTGGCTGAGAGAGTGGCCAGGTTGATGCTACATTATGGTATTGCATGA